One part of the Solea solea chromosome 16, fSolSol10.1, whole genome shotgun sequence genome encodes these proteins:
- the LOC131474977 gene encoding small integral membrane protein 36-like: MGFLENYQEIDPVTLNLCILIASYVILLLVFLISCIMYDCRGKDPTKEYAPDPQPTQSPIRLVVMQSSPASVGRWDTTNMITTYHEPTHSDFREKKSTMV, translated from the coding sequence ATGGGCTTTCTGGAAAACTACCAGGAGATCGACCCCGTCACTTTGAACCTTTGCATCCTCATCGCCAGCTACGTTATCTTGCTCCTGGTCTTCCTGATATCCTGTATCATGTATGACTGCCGGGGCAAAGATCCTACCAAGGAGTACGCCCCGGACCCGCAGCCAACCCAGTCTCCCATCAGGCTGGTGGTGATGCAGAGCTCTCCAGCCTCGGTGGGACGGTGGGACACGACCAACATGATCACGACGTACCACGAGCCTACGCACTCGGACTTTAGGGAGAAGAAGAGCACGATGGTCTGA